A DNA window from Christiangramia salexigens contains the following coding sequences:
- a CDS encoding bactofilin family protein produces the protein MFRDSKKNKAASAHSEQNRIAAGTLITGEISGKGCFRIEGTLEGSLKTPGKVVISEGGMVKGTLECDNADIEGKFNGKLFVKDTLSLRAPANIEGEVIAGKLAVEPGAVFNATCEMNGGVKPLNKDDEKRTA, from the coding sequence ATGTTTCGGGATTCTAAAAAAAATAAGGCTGCATCTGCACACAGCGAACAAAACAGGATCGCTGCAGGGACTCTCATAACCGGTGAGATCTCGGGAAAAGGTTGTTTCAGGATAGAAGGTACTCTGGAAGGGAGTTTAAAAACTCCCGGGAAAGTAGTGATCAGTGAAGGCGGGATGGTAAAGGGAACGCTGGAATGTGATAATGCCGATATTGAGGGGAAATTCAACGGGAAACTCTTTGTTAAGGATACACTTAGTTTAAGAGCTCCGGCCAATATTGAAGGCGAGGTTATTGCTGGAAAGCTGGCTGTAGAACCCGGTGCTGTATTTAATGCAACCTGCGAGATGAATGGAGGAGTAAAGCCTCTTAATAAAGATGATGAAAAAAGGACAGCCTAA
- a CDS encoding AtpZ/AtpI family protein: MMKKGQPNKYLSFVNIAFQMGIIIAAGVFIGIWLDEKFPNKYSAYTISLSLLGVFIALYQVYRSVKDLNEDD; encoded by the coding sequence ATGATGAAAAAAGGACAGCCTAATAAATATCTTAGTTTTGTTAATATTGCTTTCCAAATGGGAATCATTATTGCTGCAGGGGTTTTTATTGGAATATGGCTGGATGAAAAATTCCCAAATAAATACTCCGCCTATACGATCTCACTCTCTTTGCTTGGTGTTTTTATAGCATTATACCAGGTATACCGAAGTGTAAAAGACCTGAACGAAGACGATTAA